In a genomic window of Henningerozyma blattae CBS 6284 chromosome 9, complete genome:
- the TBLA0I02020 gene encoding uncharacterized protein (ancestral locus Anc_3.286) — protein sequence MLSPCFRGISNVISRRYYWNVLKKTSPLLNESYNRNQTFLPVQNEDELSNTTISSNKVPLILNFTTRNNEKCDKLTGALTRIVLMETEKRINAVDVEVDWFENVNELLYKYSVRQIPTLIAWKDFNRIDEYVPKDNFEWYDLKAWIDKNGID from the coding sequence ATGCTATCACCGTGTTTTCGAGGTATTTCTAACGTAATCAGTAGGCGGTATTATTGGAATGTGCTGAAGAAAACTTCTCCTTTATTGAATGAATCATATAATAGGAACCAAACATTTCTACCGGTTCAAAATGAGGATGAGTTAAGTAATACGACCATAAGTAGTAATAAAGTCCCcttaatattgaatttcaCTACACGTAATAATGAGAAATGTGATAAATTGACTGGTGCTTTAACAAGAATTGTACTAATGGAGACCGAGAAGCGGATCAATGCAGTTGATGTCGAGGTTGATTGGTTTGAGAAtgtaaatgaattattatataaatatagtGTTCGACAAATTCCTACATTAATAGCTTGGAAAGATTTTAATCGTATTGATGAATATGTTCCGAAGGATAATTTTGAATGGTATGATTTGAAAGCTTGGATAGACAAGAATGGGATTGATTGA
- the TAT1 gene encoding amino acid transporter TAT1 (similar to Saccharomyces cerevisiae TAT1 (YBR069C); ancestral locus Anc_3.285) — MVKDYDTIETLFQLQSNHNTDNPYLNDTSEEIEDEKEKQAAKITVISDSEIEERIEPIDDELEEEQEQEDEEGHLKRRNVFVRIVDSFKRQKVRNDGEFAETETQLNKTMKPRHIVMISLGTGIGTGLLVGNGQVLSKSGPAGLVIGYGVASIMIYCVVQAAGELGLVYSRLTGNYTTYPTYLIDPAVGFAVSMLYTLQWLTVLPLQLVTAAMTIRYWTTNVNPDIFVAAILVLVIAINMFGAKGYAEAEFFCNCCKLLMMAGFVILGIVINCGGAGDKEYIGVKYWQTPGAFANGFKGVAAVFCYAAFSYGGIEVLVLTANEQANPRKAIPDACRKVVYRVLFLYMLTTIIVCFLVPYNSPALLGSNNDGSGSDASPFVIAVASHGVQVVPHIINAAILISVISVANSSLYSGPRLLLSLSQQGYAPKCFNYIDRRGRPIICVLVSVAMGLIAFLAAIPAREEVFTWLLAVSGLSQIFIWMSITISHLRFRDAIRSQLGGLRARDVVEYTAQTGYVGSLVALAISIFILVCQFWVAIAPLGHNGQLDVQIFFENYLAAPVLLGGYLAYKIWHRDWRLCIPANEIDLSVLPLARESPQDSTSYHSSNISNSSSDDSNDLITVNHKPLY, encoded by the coding sequence ATGGTCAAAGATTATGATACTATTGAAACTCTATTTCAATTACAATCGAACCATAATACAGATAATCCGTATTTGAATGACACCTCTGAAGAGATTGAAGATGAGAAGGAAAAACAAGCTGCTAAGATTACTGTGATTAGTGATTCTGAAATTGAAGAACGAATTGAACCAATAGATGATGAACtagaagaagaacaagaGCAAGAAGATGAGGAGGGCCATttgaaaagaagaaatgtTTTTGTAAGAATTGTTGATTCATTCAAGAGACAAAAGGTTCGTAACGATGGTGAGTTTGCAGAAACAGAAACACAACTAAACAAGACAATGAAACCTCGTCATATCGTTATGATTAGTCTGGGAACTGGTATTGGAACTGGGCTATTAGTTGGTAATGGACAAGTATTATCCAAGAGTGGACCTGCTGGTTTGGTTATTGGGTATGGAGTGGCTTCTATCATGATCTATTGTGTTGTGCAAGCTGCAGGTGAATTGGGATTAGTCTATTCGAGACTCACTGGAAACTACACCACTTACCCTACATACTTGATTGATCCTGCTGTAGGATTCGCAGTGTCAATGTTGTATACATTACAATGGCTAACAGTATTGCCCTTACAATTAGTTACTGCGGCAATGACAATCAGGTATTGGACAACAAATGTGAACCCAGATATATTTGTTGCTGCGATCCTTGTGTTGGTGATTGCCATCAATATGTTTGGTGCCAAAGGTTATGCTGAAGCAGAATTTTTTTGCAACTGTTGTAAATTACTTATGATGGCAGGGTTTGTAATATTAGGCATTGTTATCAATTGTGGAGGTGCAGGagataaagaatatatcGGTGTCAAGTATTGGCAGACACCAGGTGCGTTTGCTAACGGGTTCAAAGGTGTTGCTGCAGTGTTCTGTTATGCCGCATTCAGTTATGGTGGAATCGAGGTCTTGGTACTTACAGCAAATGAACAAGCAAACCCAAGAAAGGCTATCCCAGATGCATGTCGCAAAGTCGTCTACCGAGTGTTGTTTTTATACATGTTAACCACAATCATCGTTTGTTTTCTTGTTCCCTACAACAGCCCTGCATTGCTAGGCTCCAACAATGATGGAAGCGGTAGCGACGCGTCACCATTTGTCATTGCAGTAGCTTCACATGGAGTGCAAGTGGTCCCACACATTATCAATGCAGCTATTCTGATTAGTGTTATTTCAGTGGCCAACTCTTCGTTGTATTCTGGGCCAAGACTTCTTCTCTCATTAAGCCAACAGGGCTACGCACCAAAATGTTTCAACTACATCGATCGTCGTGGCAGACCTATTATTTGTGTACTCGTATCTGTGGCAATGGGATTAATCGCGTTCCTTGCAGCCATTCCAGCACGCGAAGAAGTGTTCACATGGCTACTAGCCGTCTCTGGGTTATCTCAGATTTTCATCTGGATGTCCATCACAATTTCACATTTACGTTTCCGTGACGCTATCCGTTCACAACTGGGGGGACTCCGGGCAAGAGACGTCGTCGAGTATACTGCCCAAACAGGGTATGTAGGCTCGCTAGTCGCACTTGCCATCAGTATTTTCATTCTCGTTTGTCAATTCTGGGTTGCCATTGCACCGTTGGGCCATAACGGACAACTAGACGTGCAAATATTCTTTGAGAATTACCTAGCGGCCCCAGTCCTGCTCGGTGGCTACCTGGCCTACAAGATCTGGCACCGTGACTGGCGTCTATGCATTCCAGCCAACGAGATCGACCTCAGTGTACTACCACTAGCACGTGAATCACCACAAGACTCGACTAGCTATCATAGTAGCAATATCAGCAATAGTAGCAGTGACGATAGCAATGACCTTATCACGGTCAATCACAAACCACTTTATTGA